From the Gordonia bronchialis DSM 43247 genome, one window contains:
- a CDS encoding SDR family NAD(P)-dependent oxidoreductase produces MGNSTTRPNVFAGRNAIVTGGGSGIGAALTRALAAAGVDVTCADIDASAAERVATGNDRIRPVTLDVTDADAVTRVVEDVVARDGRIDLMVNNAGIFWGGPTEELSRDQWNAIIDVNIRGVVHGVTAAYPHMVRQRSGHIVNTASMGGLTAAGLITSYVMTKHAVVGLSLALRSEAAGYGVGVTALCPAAVETPILDKGGIGGFVGRDYFLSGQGVSTAYDPDRFARDALAAIERDRALLVVPVQARMAWRFSRLAPGLMGRMARRFVDQQRQRHPA; encoded by the coding sequence ATGGGGAACTCAACGACGCGGCCGAACGTCTTCGCCGGCCGCAATGCGATCGTGACGGGTGGCGGTTCGGGGATCGGGGCGGCGCTCACCCGCGCTCTTGCGGCCGCGGGCGTCGACGTGACCTGCGCCGACATCGACGCGTCGGCAGCCGAACGGGTCGCTACGGGCAACGACCGGATCCGTCCGGTGACGCTCGATGTCACCGATGCGGACGCGGTGACCCGCGTCGTCGAGGACGTGGTGGCCCGCGACGGCCGCATCGACCTGATGGTCAACAACGCCGGCATCTTCTGGGGTGGTCCCACCGAGGAACTGAGTCGCGACCAGTGGAACGCCATCATCGACGTCAACATCCGGGGCGTCGTGCACGGTGTGACGGCGGCCTACCCGCACATGGTGCGGCAGCGCTCCGGGCACATCGTCAACACCGCGTCGATGGGTGGGCTGACCGCCGCCGGTCTCATCACGAGTTACGTGATGACCAAGCACGCCGTCGTCGGGCTCTCGCTGGCGTTACGCTCCGAAGCCGCCGGTTACGGCGTGGGCGTGACGGCGCTGTGTCCGGCCGCGGTGGAGACACCGATCCTGGACAAGGGCGGCATCGGCGGTTTCGTCGGACGCGACTATTTCCTTTCTGGACAAGGGGTTTCGACTGCCTATGATCCGGACCGGTTTGCCCGCGACGCGCTGGCGGCCATCGAACGCGACCGCGCGCTACTGGTCGTCCCGGTGCAGGCGCGGATGGCCTGGCGCTTCAGTCGCCTCGCACCCGGCCTGATGGGGAGGATGGCGCGGCGCTTCGTCGACCAGCAGCGGCAGCGGCACCCGGCGTGA
- a CDS encoding sodium/glutamate symporter gives MVILGVMLLVAWVIRAHVPFLRALFIPASVIAGFLVLLLGPQVLGEVTGTDGLFPESVVEIWRVIPGLMINVVFGAIMIGKTLPKPAQLWRAAAPHALFGAFLSFGQFALGGLAVLLILGPFFDVPAKAGALLEMSFAGGHGTIAGMGQVFDDQGVGELVDVGLGLATISMVTGVVVGSALVRWAVRNPRITVKRNEPLQPEERYDVDDVHVVPADRKPAADNGIHPTTVAFALIGTAILLSVGILWAARAVVSALGSDILDKMPLFPVAVIGGFIVQWLVGRTGQAHRVDKRAVEGISSVALDILLVCAIGTMSLATIGSNVPAMIVFTVVGVGWSVVCLLTVGRRFHRDDWFEHSIADFGQSQGNVATGFVLADMVDPQRRTATADAYGYKQLPYEPFLGGGLLTALAVPIIVEIGLPWFTVVSVLATVAFGFWGMLRRQP, from the coding sequence GTGGTGATCCTGGGCGTGATGTTGCTCGTCGCGTGGGTGATCCGGGCTCATGTTCCGTTTCTGCGGGCGCTGTTCATCCCGGCAAGCGTGATCGCCGGATTCCTGGTGCTTCTCCTCGGCCCACAGGTGCTCGGCGAAGTCACCGGAACCGACGGACTGTTCCCCGAGTCCGTCGTCGAGATCTGGCGCGTGATCCCGGGCCTGATGATCAACGTCGTCTTCGGCGCCATCATGATCGGCAAGACCCTGCCCAAGCCGGCACAGCTCTGGCGTGCCGCCGCGCCCCACGCGCTGTTCGGTGCCTTCCTGTCCTTCGGCCAGTTCGCCCTCGGTGGCCTCGCCGTGCTGCTGATACTCGGCCCGTTCTTCGACGTTCCCGCGAAAGCGGGTGCGCTGTTGGAGATGTCGTTCGCCGGTGGCCACGGCACCATCGCCGGGATGGGGCAGGTGTTCGACGATCAAGGGGTCGGCGAACTCGTCGACGTGGGTCTGGGACTTGCGACGATCAGCATGGTGACCGGCGTCGTCGTGGGCTCGGCTCTCGTCCGGTGGGCGGTGCGCAATCCGCGAATTACGGTGAAACGCAACGAACCTCTGCAACCCGAGGAACGCTACGACGTCGATGACGTCCACGTCGTGCCGGCCGATCGTAAGCCCGCTGCCGACAACGGGATTCATCCCACGACCGTCGCGTTCGCCTTGATCGGCACTGCGATCCTGCTGTCCGTCGGAATCCTGTGGGCGGCTCGCGCGGTGGTTTCCGCACTCGGCAGTGACATCCTGGACAAGATGCCGCTGTTCCCCGTCGCCGTCATCGGCGGGTTCATCGTGCAGTGGCTGGTGGGCCGGACCGGTCAGGCACATCGAGTGGACAAGCGTGCCGTGGAGGGGATTTCGTCGGTCGCCCTCGACATCCTGCTGGTGTGTGCGATCGGCACCATGTCCCTGGCCACAATCGGCTCCAACGTGCCCGCGATGATCGTCTTCACCGTGGTGGGCGTCGGCTGGAGCGTGGTATGCCTGCTCACCGTCGGCCGGCGCTTCCATCGCGACGACTGGTTCGAGCACTCGATCGCCGATTTCGGCCAATCTCAGGGCAATGTGGCCACCGGTTTCGTGCTCGCCGACATGGTCGATCCGCAGCGGCGCACCGCCACGGCCGACGCCTACGGTTACAAGCAACTGCCGTACGAACCGTTCCTGGGCGGCGGTCTGTTGACCGCACTCGCCGTGCCGATCATCGTCGAGATCGGACTGCCGTGGTTCACGGTGGTCAGCGTGCTGGCAACCGTGGCCTTCGGGTTCTGGGGAATGCTCCGTAGGCAACCCTGA
- a CDS encoding MFS transporter, giving the protein MSAPVPPPSSQPDPRRWKALVFICLAQLMVVLDGTVVNIALPDAKIDLGISTANQQWVITAYALAFGGLLLAGGRIADLWGRRRALITGLIGFAVASALGGAAVNEAMLFGARALQGAFGALLAPSALSLLTVMFTAPKERARAFGIFGAIAGGGAAIGLLLGGLLTQTLDWRWTMYINVVFAAIALFGAIVEIKEPPRAHDHTPRLDIPGVILGGSGLALVVYGFSRAAEEGWGDTGTITCLIAAVVLLVVFVAWQARSPHPLLPLRVVADRARGGAYLSVGLSVIAMFGSFLYLTLYMQVVHHYSPLSAGVAFLPMVFGMLIGSTQIAARLITRVPPRFLLVPGALLGSAGMLLLSQISAESTRYWSVMFPALLLLGAGMGTVFMTSINLATYGVQPRDAGVASAMVNTSQQVGGAIGTALLNTIAANAAAAYITDHHTAIRGPADAMALQMDAMVHGESTGFYVAAAILAGVALMAGLLINVRTPIGGAPETQGVPAAQA; this is encoded by the coding sequence ATGTCTGCACCCGTTCCACCGCCATCGTCGCAACCCGATCCGCGACGGTGGAAGGCGCTCGTCTTCATCTGTCTGGCGCAGTTGATGGTGGTGCTCGACGGCACCGTGGTCAACATCGCGTTGCCCGACGCCAAGATCGACCTCGGTATCAGCACCGCGAACCAGCAATGGGTCATCACCGCCTATGCGCTCGCCTTCGGCGGTCTGCTGCTCGCCGGTGGTCGCATCGCTGACCTGTGGGGACGTCGTCGTGCCCTGATCACCGGTCTCATCGGATTCGCCGTCGCCTCGGCGCTCGGCGGTGCGGCGGTCAACGAGGCAATGCTGTTCGGCGCGCGGGCTTTGCAGGGCGCCTTCGGCGCGCTGCTGGCCCCGTCGGCGCTGTCCCTGCTGACCGTCATGTTCACCGCCCCCAAGGAACGCGCCCGCGCCTTCGGCATCTTCGGCGCCATCGCGGGCGGCGGCGCGGCCATCGGCCTGCTGCTCGGTGGCCTGCTCACCCAGACCCTGGACTGGCGTTGGACGATGTACATCAACGTCGTCTTCGCAGCCATCGCGTTGTTCGGTGCGATCGTGGAGATCAAGGAGCCACCGCGCGCACACGACCACACTCCCCGACTCGACATTCCCGGCGTCATCCTCGGCGGTAGCGGACTGGCGCTGGTGGTGTACGGATTCAGCCGGGCGGCCGAGGAGGGCTGGGGTGACACGGGCACCATCACCTGCCTGATCGCGGCCGTGGTGTTGCTGGTGGTGTTCGTCGCCTGGCAGGCCCGCAGTCCGCATCCGCTGCTGCCGTTGCGGGTGGTGGCCGACCGCGCACGCGGCGGTGCGTACCTCAGCGTCGGGCTGTCCGTGATCGCGATGTTCGGCTCATTCCTGTACCTCACCCTGTACATGCAAGTGGTCCACCACTATTCGCCGCTGAGCGCCGGCGTCGCCTTTCTGCCGATGGTCTTCGGCATGCTGATCGGCTCCACCCAGATCGCGGCCCGCCTCATCACCCGGGTGCCGCCCCGATTCCTGCTGGTGCCCGGCGCACTGCTGGGCTCCGCGGGCATGTTGCTGCTCAGTCAGATCTCCGCAGAATCCACCCGCTACTGGAGTGTGATGTTCCCCGCGCTGCTCCTGCTCGGCGCCGGGATGGGCACGGTATTCATGACGTCGATCAATCTCGCCACCTACGGGGTCCAGCCCCGCGACGCCGGCGTCGCGTCGGCGATGGTCAACACCTCTCAGCAGGTCGGCGGAGCGATCGGGACAGCGCTACTCAACACCATCGCCGCGAACGCTGCGGCCGCCTACATCACCGATCATCACACCGCGATCCGCGGCCCGGCCGATGCGATGGCGTTGCAGATGGACGCGATGGTGCACGGTGAGAGCACCGGCTTCTACGTCGCCGCCGCGATTCTGGCCGGCGTCGCACTGATGGCCGGGCTTCTGATCAACGTCCGTACACCCATCGGCGGGGCACCCGAAACCCAGGGGGTCCCCGCGGCGCAGGCGTAG
- a CDS encoding MMPL family transporter produces the protein MLVRMTRFVIAVPRRVLIGAVVLLALCGVYGFGAAQHLLSGGYSDPNSESAQAQQVLDDTFERGGVQVVLKLDGPPGMDMAQDATARAVGTELIRELDQLDYLQQPILSVWTSPTLRSALVSRDGSSALIIATLDGGEELAPAHAKEIESRFTGERQGISVRVGGQGMVFEQVNDQTTRDLAVAEGIAIPISFLVLIVVFGGAIAAALPVVIGIVAIVATFALLRLIAAFTDVSIFALNLTTAMGLALAIDYTLLLLTRYREEVAGGRERPDAIVVTLSTAGRTVAFSAVTVALALCALAIFPMYFLRSFAYAGLGVVAVAAVSALVLTPAILMVLGDRIDAADVRKPLRRLFRRPTPVPKTTEETWWYRAVQWVLRHAVPVAAVTTAFLLVLGAPFLSINFGFPDDRVLPPGASAHAIQQEIRDDFEDNLTGTITIVASGSTDAAQLGDYTRALSTVPDVASASSSAGTFADGRPIGPGDPAATRGDKHIVTVTTDREPMSDAAREQLDALRAVAVPTGFAVQITGLAATNQDTVQSIYDHLPWVLAVIAIATFILLFLFTGSIVLPLKALVLNILSLSATFGAMVWFFQDGHLGGLGTTATGYLVATMPVLMFCIAFGLSMDYEVFLLGRIREEWLKSDRTREASDHAVALGLAKTGRVITAAALLMSIVFAGIAASEVSFMRMFGVGLTLAVLMDATLIRMLLVPAFMRLAGRANWWAPTPLRRLHDRIGLSEGEPSGNPHDRQSEVSSERTAAEKSASDPVSPRLR, from the coding sequence ATGTTGGTCCGAATGACGAGGTTCGTCATAGCCGTGCCGAGGCGCGTGCTGATCGGCGCGGTGGTGTTGCTCGCGCTGTGTGGGGTGTACGGGTTCGGGGCCGCGCAGCATCTGCTGTCCGGCGGATATAGCGACCCGAACTCGGAATCGGCGCAGGCACAACAGGTCCTCGATGACACCTTCGAGCGCGGTGGCGTGCAGGTGGTGCTCAAACTCGACGGTCCACCCGGCATGGACATGGCGCAGGACGCGACTGCGCGGGCGGTCGGGACCGAATTGATCCGTGAACTCGACCAACTCGACTATTTGCAGCAACCGATCCTGTCGGTGTGGACGAGCCCGACGCTGCGCTCGGCGCTGGTCAGCCGCGATGGGTCGTCGGCGCTGATCATCGCGACCCTCGACGGCGGCGAAGAGCTCGCGCCGGCGCATGCGAAGGAGATCGAATCCCGTTTCACCGGTGAGCGACAAGGGATCTCGGTTCGCGTGGGCGGACAGGGGATGGTCTTCGAGCAGGTCAACGATCAGACGACGCGTGACCTGGCGGTGGCCGAGGGAATCGCCATCCCGATCAGTTTCCTGGTGCTGATCGTGGTCTTCGGCGGTGCCATCGCCGCGGCGCTCCCGGTGGTGATCGGCATCGTCGCGATCGTCGCGACCTTCGCCCTGCTACGGCTCATCGCGGCCTTCACCGACGTGTCGATCTTCGCGCTCAACCTGACCACCGCGATGGGGCTCGCCCTGGCCATCGACTACACGCTGCTGTTGCTCACCCGCTACCGCGAGGAGGTGGCGGGCGGACGAGAACGCCCGGACGCCATCGTGGTGACCCTGTCGACGGCCGGGCGAACGGTCGCGTTCTCGGCGGTGACGGTCGCGCTCGCCCTCTGCGCACTGGCGATCTTCCCCATGTACTTCCTGCGGTCGTTCGCCTATGCGGGACTCGGCGTGGTGGCGGTCGCGGCGGTGTCCGCACTGGTGCTCACCCCGGCCATCCTGATGGTCCTCGGTGATCGCATCGACGCCGCCGACGTCCGTAAACCGTTGCGGCGGTTGTTCCGTCGGCCCACACCGGTCCCGAAGACCACCGAGGAGACCTGGTGGTATCGCGCCGTGCAGTGGGTGTTGCGACACGCGGTGCCGGTGGCCGCGGTCACCACCGCCTTCCTGCTCGTGCTGGGTGCTCCGTTCCTGTCCATCAACTTCGGCTTCCCCGATGACCGGGTGCTGCCGCCCGGTGCCAGCGCACACGCGATCCAGCAGGAGATCCGCGACGACTTCGAGGACAACCTCACCGGCACCATCACCATCGTCGCGTCCGGCTCCACCGACGCGGCCCAGCTCGGCGACTACACGCGCGCGCTGTCGACGGTCCCCGACGTGGCGTCGGCCTCGTCATCGGCGGGCACCTTCGCCGACGGCCGGCCGATCGGGCCCGGCGATCCCGCGGCCACCAGGGGTGACAAGCACATCGTCACCGTCACGACCGACCGTGAACCGATGAGCGACGCTGCGCGGGAGCAACTCGACGCCCTGCGGGCCGTTGCGGTGCCCACTGGGTTCGCGGTGCAGATCACCGGTCTCGCGGCCACCAATCAGGACACCGTCCAATCGATCTACGATCATCTGCCGTGGGTGCTCGCGGTGATCGCGATCGCCACGTTCATCCTGCTGTTCCTGTTCACCGGCAGCATCGTGCTTCCACTGAAAGCCTTGGTGCTCAACATCTTGTCGCTGTCGGCGACCTTCGGCGCGATGGTCTGGTTCTTCCAGGACGGTCACCTCGGCGGGCTCGGCACCACGGCGACCGGCTACCTCGTCGCCACGATGCCGGTGCTGATGTTCTGCATCGCGTTCGGATTGTCGATGGACTACGAGGTGTTCCTGCTCGGCCGCATCCGCGAGGAGTGGCTGAAATCCGATCGCACCCGCGAGGCCAGCGACCACGCCGTCGCGCTCGGCCTGGCCAAGACCGGGCGCGTGATCACCGCGGCCGCCCTGCTGATGAGCATCGTGTTCGCCGGGATCGCCGCATCCGAGGTGTCCTTCATGCGCATGTTCGGCGTCGGACTGACCCTTGCCGTCCTCATGGACGCCACCCTGATCCGGATGTTGCTGGTCCCGGCGTTCATGCGGCTGGCCGGCCGGGCCAACTGGTGGGCGCCGACCCCGCTCCGGCGATTGCATGACCGGATCGGCCTGAGCGAGGGCGAACCGTCCGGCAATCCCCATGACCGTCAATCGGAGGTGTCGAGTGAGCGCACCGCGGCCGAGAAGTCCGCGTCGGACCCGGTCTCCCCGCGGCTCCGGTGA
- a CDS encoding TetR/AcrR family transcriptional regulator, translated as MTVNRRCRVSAPRPRSPRRTRSPRGSGEILAAEIIAAASELFVERGSDTDVSIRAVAERVGVTPPSIYLHFADKAALLDAVCARYFEDLDEQMAVASAGVGDPLERALSQGLAYVRFAQANPVLYGVAFRTPPTSGRHLKVDEVLAASAYTRFSGIVRELAEEGMFAADDVDDIVLEFWAAAHGIASLMLTKPGLPWGDDLRHAENVLRSVWLGRAALGSPNDKMVKRR; from the coding sequence ATGACCGTCAATCGGAGGTGTCGAGTGAGCGCACCGCGGCCGAGAAGTCCGCGTCGGACCCGGTCTCCCCGCGGCTCCGGTGAGATCCTGGCGGCCGAGATCATCGCGGCCGCATCGGAGCTGTTCGTCGAACGCGGCAGTGACACCGACGTCTCCATCCGTGCGGTGGCCGAGCGAGTGGGCGTGACCCCGCCGTCGATCTATCTGCACTTCGCCGACAAGGCGGCCCTGCTCGACGCCGTCTGCGCCCGCTACTTCGAAGATCTCGACGAGCAGATGGCGGTTGCCTCTGCCGGTGTCGGGGACCCGCTCGAGCGGGCTTTGAGTCAGGGCCTGGCCTATGTGCGCTTCGCGCAGGCCAACCCGGTCCTCTACGGCGTCGCCTTCCGCACCCCACCCACCTCCGGCAGGCACCTCAAGGTCGACGAGGTGCTCGCCGCGTCGGCGTACACGCGATTCTCCGGCATCGTGCGTGAACTGGCCGAGGAAGGCATGTTCGCCGCCGACGACGTCGATGACATCGTCCTCGAGTTCTGGGCGGCCGCCCATGGCATCGCATCGCTGATGCTCACCAAACCCGGGCTGCCGTGGGGCGATGACCTCCGGCATGCGGAGAACGTGCTGCGTTCGGTCTGGCTGGGGCGGGCTGCACTCGGGTCGCCGAACGACAAGATGGTCAAGAGAAGGTAA
- a CDS encoding Bax inhibitor-1/YccA family protein, whose amino-acid sequence MRESSNPVMRGVVRDNQTGYAGFGAGMAGAGQGAMMNQFGQQTADPYAQPAPPATRQLTIDDVVTKTAITLGVLTISAIVTYFLVDQNEALAMPLMALGAIVGLVLVLVASFGRKQDNPAIVLAYAVFEGLFLGAISFVFAEFVVGDSISAGALIGQAVLGTFGVFFGMLVVYKVGAIRVTPRFTRMLFAGMIGVIVLMLGNLVFGLFSGSAGPLRDGGPIAIIFSLVCIALAAFSFLLDFDAADRLIRAGAPSRAAWGVALGLTVTLVWLYIEILRLLSYFNSD is encoded by the coding sequence GTGCGAGAGAGCAGCAACCCGGTGATGCGCGGCGTGGTCCGTGACAACCAGACCGGGTACGCGGGCTTCGGAGCCGGCATGGCCGGCGCCGGACAAGGCGCAATGATGAACCAGTTCGGGCAGCAGACCGCCGACCCGTACGCCCAGCCGGCGCCGCCGGCCACCCGTCAGCTCACCATCGATGACGTCGTCACCAAGACCGCGATCACCCTGGGTGTGCTGACCATCTCGGCGATCGTCACCTACTTCCTGGTCGATCAGAACGAGGCGCTCGCCATGCCTCTGATGGCGCTCGGCGCGATCGTCGGCCTGGTCCTCGTCCTCGTCGCCTCCTTCGGGCGTAAGCAGGACAACCCCGCGATCGTCCTGGCCTACGCAGTATTCGAAGGTCTCTTCCTCGGCGCCATCTCCTTCGTCTTCGCGGAGTTCGTGGTCGGCGACAGCATCAGCGCGGGCGCACTGATCGGCCAGGCGGTCCTCGGTACCTTCGGCGTGTTCTTCGGCATGCTCGTGGTGTACAAGGTCGGCGCCATCCGCGTGACCCCTCGGTTCACCCGCATGCTGTTCGCCGGCATGATCGGCGTGATCGTGCTGATGCTCGGCAACCTGGTGTTCGGCCTGTTCAGCGGTAGCGCCGGCCCCCTGCGCGACGGTGGGCCCATCGCGATCATCTTCTCGCTGGTCTGCATCGCGCTCGCCGCGTTCAGCTTCCTGCTCGACTTCGACGCCGCCGACCGGCTCATCCGCGCCGGTGCGCCGTCGCGTGCCGCCTGGGGCGTGGCTCTCGGCCTGACCGTCACCCTGGTCTGGCTCTACATCGAGATCCTGCGTCTGCTGAGCTACTTCAACTCCGACTAG
- a CDS encoding acetyl-CoA C-acetyltransferase encodes MPEAVIVAHARSPIGRAGKGSLKDVRPDELSRQMVAAALAKVPELAPSDIEDIHWGIGQPGGQGGYNIARVIAVELGYDHIPGVTVNRYCSSSLQTTRMALHAIKAGEADVLISGGVESVSSFGISGGADGAPDSKNPVFDDAQARTAKAAEGGAPAWTDPREQGLIPDVYIAMGQTAENVASFTGISREDQDRWSVLSQNRAEEAINAGFFEREIDPVTLPDGSTVNTDDGPRAGTTYEKVSQLKPVFRPDGTVTAGNACPLNDGAAALVIMSDSKAKQLGLTPLARVVATAATGLSPEIMGLGPIEAIRKVLRISGMSLSDIDLVEINEAFAVQVLGSANELGIDHDKLNVSGGAIALGHPFGMTGARITTTLLNNLQTRDKTFGIESMCVGGGQGMAMVLERLS; translated from the coding sequence ATGCCTGAAGCCGTCATCGTCGCCCATGCCCGCTCCCCTATCGGCCGCGCCGGAAAGGGATCCCTCAAGGACGTCCGGCCGGACGAACTGTCCCGCCAGATGGTCGCCGCCGCCCTCGCAAAGGTGCCCGAACTGGCACCCTCCGACATCGAGGACATCCACTGGGGCATCGGCCAGCCCGGTGGTCAGGGCGGCTACAACATCGCCCGCGTCATCGCCGTCGAACTCGGCTACGACCACATTCCCGGCGTCACCGTGAACCGCTACTGCTCGTCGTCGCTGCAGACCACCCGGATGGCGCTGCACGCCATCAAGGCCGGTGAGGCCGACGTCCTCATCTCCGGTGGTGTGGAGAGCGTGTCGAGCTTCGGCATCTCCGGCGGCGCCGACGGCGCGCCCGACTCCAAGAACCCCGTCTTCGACGACGCGCAGGCCCGCACCGCCAAGGCCGCCGAGGGCGGTGCCCCGGCGTGGACCGATCCGCGTGAGCAGGGCCTGATCCCCGATGTCTACATCGCGATGGGTCAGACCGCCGAGAACGTGGCGAGTTTTACCGGCATCTCGCGGGAGGATCAGGACCGCTGGAGTGTGCTCAGCCAGAACCGTGCCGAAGAGGCCATCAACGCCGGCTTCTTCGAGCGGGAGATCGACCCGGTCACGCTGCCCGACGGATCGACCGTCAACACCGACGACGGTCCCCGCGCGGGAACCACCTACGAAAAGGTGTCCCAGCTCAAGCCGGTGTTCCGTCCCGACGGCACCGTAACCGCCGGGAACGCCTGCCCACTCAACGACGGCGCGGCCGCGCTGGTCATCATGAGCGACAGCAAGGCCAAGCAGCTCGGCCTGACCCCGCTGGCCCGTGTGGTGGCGACCGCCGCAACCGGACTGTCACCGGAGATCATGGGTCTCGGCCCGATCGAGGCGATCCGCAAGGTCCTGCGCATCTCCGGCATGTCGCTCTCTGACATCGACCTGGTGGAGATCAACGAGGCCTTCGCCGTGCAGGTGCTCGGATCGGCGAACGAACTCGGCATCGATCACGACAAGCTGAACGTCTCCGGCGGTGCCATCGCCCTCGGCCACCCGTTCGGGATGACCGGCGCGCGGATCACCACCACGCTGCTCAACAACCTGCAGACCCGCGACAAGACCTTTGGGATCGAGTCGATGTGTGTCGGCGGTGGCCAGGGTATGGCGATGGTTCTCGAGCGACTGAGCTGA
- a CDS encoding SGNH/GDSL hydrolase family protein yields MADNRVLRDVGATAAAAATTAGASWAFYNFLHYQAATARTIIPHRTDNAPDGDGVYLPDGTGPIPYRRDQDLPVDLHLTVFGDSTAAGLGAETADETPGVALTRRVCAETGHTVRYSNKAIVGATSKGLAGQVEATFIAKDKPDVAVILVGANDVTATNRPGASAQRLGEAVRMLVDGGAKVVVGTCPDFGVITAIPQPLRWVLRRWGLRLAAAQRAAVRSAGGRPVPMADLLAKEFRDKPDHLFSTDQYHPSAAGYALAAEILLPEVLAAIGEWGPTPLPQPPEVSEAAEQTRLVNRVRRAIGV; encoded by the coding sequence GTGGCTGACAATCGCGTACTCCGGGACGTCGGCGCCACGGCAGCGGCCGCCGCCACGACCGCCGGCGCATCGTGGGCCTTCTACAACTTCTTGCACTATCAGGCCGCGACCGCGCGCACGATCATCCCGCACCGCACCGACAACGCCCCCGACGGCGACGGTGTCTACCTGCCCGACGGCACCGGTCCGATCCCCTACCGGCGAGACCAGGATCTACCGGTGGATCTGCACCTCACGGTCTTCGGCGACTCGACGGCCGCCGGACTCGGCGCCGAGACCGCCGACGAGACGCCCGGCGTCGCGCTGACCCGTCGGGTCTGCGCGGAGACCGGACACACCGTCCGCTACAGCAACAAGGCCATCGTCGGGGCCACCTCCAAGGGCCTCGCCGGTCAGGTGGAGGCGACGTTCATCGCCAAAGACAAACCGGATGTGGCGGTGATCCTCGTCGGCGCCAACGACGTGACGGCCACCAACCGCCCCGGGGCGTCGGCGCAGCGCCTCGGCGAGGCCGTGCGCATGCTCGTCGACGGCGGGGCCAAGGTGGTGGTGGGCACCTGCCCGGACTTCGGGGTGATCACCGCGATACCGCAACCGCTGCGGTGGGTGTTGCGGCGCTGGGGTTTACGCCTCGCGGCGGCCCAGCGCGCAGCAGTGCGTTCGGCGGGCGGGCGGCCGGTCCCGATGGCCGATCTGCTGGCCAAGGAGTTCCGGGACAAGCCCGATCACCTGTTCTCCACCGATCAGTACCATCCGTCGGCCGCCGGGTACGCGCTGGCCGCCGAGATCCTGCTGCCGGAGGTGCTGGCCGCGATCGGCGAGTGGGGGCCGACGCCGCTGCCGCAGCCGCCGGAGGTGTCCGAGGCCGCCGAACAGACCCGGCTCGTCAACCGGGTGCGGCGCGCGATCGGGGTGTGA